DNA from Plasmodium cynomolgi strain B DNA, chromosome 12, whole genome shotgun sequence:
caTTATAGTCATATCGATTGTCCAGGACATTTAGattatgtgaaaaatatgattacAGGTACGTCCCAAATGGATGGAAGCATCCTAGTGGTGTCTGCTTATGATGGATTGATGCCACAGACGAAGGAGCATGTATTGTTATCGAGACAGATcggaattgaaaaaatgattgtGTACTTGAATAAGATCGATATGTGTGAGGACAAGGAGCTAGTCGATTTGGTTGAGTTAGAAATCAGGGAATTGTTATCCTTTTACAAATACGATGGAGATAATATCCCTTTCATTAAAGGATCAGCTCTGAAAGCATTAAATGAAGACCAATCTGAATACGGAGTCCCTTCTATTATGAAGCTACTAGATGCTTGTGACAACTATATTGATGAaccaaagagaaaaatggatCTACCATTTCTTATGAGCATTGATGACGTTTTGCAGATTTCAGGAAAGGGGACTGTTGCCACGGGGAGAGTAGAACAAGGGACATTAAAGCTAAATGATCCTGTGGAAATCATGGGTATTAAGGAGAAGCCAATTAAAACGGTTGTTACTGGCATTGAGATGTTCAGAAAAACGTTAGATGCAGCTCAAGCAGGGGATCAAATAGGagttatgttaaaaaatgtaaaaaaaaatgacttatCCAGGGGTATGGTAGTCACCAAAGTACCTAATCTGAAGACATACAAAACGTTCAAAAGTGACGTATACGTTTTGAAGAATGAGGAGGGAGGGAGGAAGAATCCTTTTTCGTCATATTACAGACCCCAGGCTTATATACGAACTGCGGATGTAAACTGTGCTGTTATTTTGAATGAAGATACGCAGGTCGCCAATCCTGGGGACAACATCAAATGCACGATTGAGCTCATGTACCCTTTGGCTTTGGCCAGCGGGCTGCGCTTTTCCCTGCGCGAGGGCGGCAGGACCGTCGCCTCGGGTATCATAACGAAGGTCATCTAGTGGGGCGGCACCTCTGGTATGGAAGCCCATCTAGTGGGGCGGCACTCCTGGTATGGAAGCCCATCTAGTGGGGCGGCACCCCTGGTATGGAAGCCCATCTAGTGGGGCGGCACCCCTGGTATGGAAGCCCATCTAGTGGGGCGGCACCCCTGGTATGGAAGCCCATCTAGTGGGGCGGCACCCCTTCCTCACCTGTGacgattccttttttatatgttaaggggggggggggtccACCTCCGCACTGGAGTGGGCACAAACATATTTGGGGGAAAAACTGGAGAGAGTTAACCGTACGTGGTGTGCACTGCTGCACGTGTGAAAGTGAAAATGAACTATCTAGCCAAGTGGTGAGGAAACGCAGCACATCTGGGCGGTCGCCACTGCGCAGTCGTCACCGCACTATCACCACCACGCAGTCTACACCACACAGTCTACACCACGCTGTCACCACCGCGCTGCCACCACGCTGCCACCGCGCTGCCACGGGCGCTCCCCTCTCAAATGAACAACCGCGACAGGTCCTGCATGCGATACTTCTCCCCAGTGACGGGGCACTCAAACATTTCTTCCGACTTAACGAACAGGGAGATGGCCTTTTCCGAGAAGACATGGCCCGCGGGGGTGGTGAAGGGAGGGTTTTTCTCGTCCATGACTTGACTGGTGTAGGGGCAAACGAGAAAGCTCTTAGTCTTCTGTATATGTGGGACCTCCTTGATGGTGTGCCTAAGTTCTTCGATGCACGTGGGGCACTTCGTGGAGCTCTGCTTTCCACACTGGTCCGTCTTCACGACCGAAATGCCAGCCTTCAGTAGCAACTCCAGGAGAGGCTTGTTCAACACCCCCGTTATTTCTGAGTAGACCTGTTGAAACGATTTTGTAACTTTAATCCATCTCCTCCGATTGAATCTTCTTAAGGCATCAGTTGAGTGTTTCTTCTCGTTGGATCCGTAGAGCCCAATATACGTCACGAGGAACTTCACATCTGCGGAGATCTCCTCATCTGGTTTtgaaactgttttttttatatattcaatggcctcaaaaaatttgttctcaGAAATTACACTAATGACATATTGTAGATGTAGCTCTGCTTCTACATTTgaatcgattttttttaattgcgaCTTATATTTTTGACACCACT
Protein-coding regions in this window:
- a CDS encoding elongation factor Tu mitochondrial precursor (putative), whose amino-acid sequence is MCYAKSSELNCEGVGKLLSNEAPAEQPQRARNDDTLFYTARLISLVNLGTIGFVSSSFPTEMISAKRNLLVVLPGGSSPPSSLVRSASRVVDSLGSSHQGGRGGWKFGNLERRGEAFFLTRRHFAIGVFERKKPHMNIGTIGHVDHGKTTLTAAITKVCANQNRGTFKSYEEIDKTPEEQKRGITINATHVEYETEKRHYSHIDCPGHLDYVKNMITGTSQMDGSILVVSAYDGLMPQTKEHVLLSRQIGIEKMIVYLNKIDMCEDKELVDLVELEIRELLSFYKYDGDNIPFIKGSALKALNEDQSEYGVPSIMKLLDACDNYIDEPKRKMDLPFLMSIDDVLQISGKGTVATGRVEQGTLKLNDPVEIMGIKEKPIKTVVTGIEMFRKTLDAAQAGDQIGVMLKNVKKNDLSRGMVVTKVPNLKTYKTFKSDVYVLKNEEGGRKNPFSSYYRPQAYIRTADVNCAVILNEDTQVANPGDNIKCTIELMYPLALASGLRFSLREGGRTVASGIITKVI